The Aedes aegypti strain LVP_AGWG chromosome 3, AaegL5.0 Primary Assembly, whole genome shotgun sequence genome contains a region encoding:
- the LOC5575324 gene encoding serine protease 42 isoform X2, producing the protein MFVLRIGLLLALGLTLALAEDEVIPCPDGECVKLHLCRDGEIVTDGSNLIDIRFNPDDPCEHYLLKCCKVPKDLDDNEQVIAPPSSSGELIIAPPSSSGNLIQPGAEDRDGSGSAGTDSSGGPGSGGHGSGGAGSGGLGSGGQETGGLGSGGTGSGGLGTGGVGPGGHGSIPGSWSEGPGDHTTVSPIKSPHDNAGCGFRNKDGVGFRITGNSDGEAEYGEFPWMVAILREEKALDQVINVYQCGGSLIHPLVVLTAAHCVQNKKPHEIKVRLGEWDTQTTNEIHDHQDRNVLEIVFHEKFYKGGLFNDVGLLFLDKPAEIIETVNTICLPSQDYNFDYSRCFASGWGKDVFGKEGKYQVILKKIELPIMPYNDCQKALRTTRLGARFSLNKSFICAGGEPGKDTCKGDGGSPLVCPIPGSVDRYYQAGIVAWGIGCGEKGIPGVYANVAGFRNWIDEQLTQRSIPHNTYIAV; encoded by the exons ATGTTTGTGCTGCGGATAGGGCTTTTACTGGCTCTAGGATTAACCTTGGCATTGGCAGAAGATGAGGTTATC CCTTGCCCTGATGGTGAATGTGTGAAGCTACATTTATGCCGTGATGGTGAAATTGTAACCGATGGATCTAATTTGATTGATATTCG GTTCAACCCCGATGACCCTTGCGAACATTACCTGTTGAAGTGCTGTAAAGTTCCGAAAGATCTAGACGATAATGAACAGGTCATTGCGCCGCCCTCATCCAGCGGTGAACTCATTATTGCACCACCTAGCTCATCTGGAAATCTGATCCAGCCTGGAGCAGAGGATCGGGATGGGTCAGGATCAGCAGGAACTGATTCTTCTGGCGGACCAGGATCTGGCGGACATGGTTCGGGAGGTGCTGGTTCTGGTGGTCTGGGATCAGGTGGACAAGAGACCGGAGGGCTAGGATCTGGCGGAACCGGATCAGGTGGACTTGGAACCGGTGGAGTTGGACCAGGAGGCCATGGGTCAATACCTGGTTCGTGGTCAGAGGGGCCTGGAG ATCATACTACCGTGTCACCAATCAAATCGCCTCATGACAATGCAGGATGTGGTTTCCGCAATAAAGATGGCGTAGGTTTCCGCATTACGGGCAACTCGGACGGAGAGGCAGAATATGGTGAATTCCCCTGGATGGTTGCAATTTTGAGAGAGGAGAAAGCTTTGGATCAAGTCATCAATGTTTATCAGTGTGGTGGATCATTGATTCATCCTCTAGTTGTTCTTACGGCTGCCCATTGTGTTCAGAATAAGAAGCCTCATGAAATCAAAGTCCGACTTGGAGAATGGGACACCCAAACAACGAACGAAATTCATGATCATCAG GATCGTAACGTACTTGAAATCGTTTTCCATGAAAAATTCTACAAAGGAGGTCTATTCAATGACGTCGGATTACTTTTCCTTGACAAGCCAGCTGAGATTATTGAGACAGTCAATACCATTTGCTTACCGTCACAGGATTACAATTTCGATTACAGTCGCTGCTTCGCTTCTGGCTGGGGAAAGGACGTGTTTGGAAAGGAAGGCAAATATCAAGTTATCTTGAAGAAAATTGAACTTCCTATTATGCCGTACAACGATTGCCAGAAAGCTCTACGAACAACTCGATTGGGAGCTAGATTCAGTCTCAATAAGAGCTTCATATGTGCCGGAGGTGAGCCCGGAAAGGACACATGCAAGGGAGACGGAGGTTCCCCACTTGTTTGTCCCATCCCTGGATCAGTCGATCGATACTACCAAGCAGGAATCGTTGCTTGGGGTATTGGATGTGGTGAAAAGGGAATCCCTGGTGTTTATGCTAATGTGGCTGGATTTAGAAACTGGATTGACGAGCAGCTTACCCAGCGTAGCATTCCACATAATACCTATATCGCTGTGTGA
- the LOC5575324 gene encoding serine protease 42 isoform X1, translating to MFVLRIGLLLALGLTLALAEDEVIPCPDGECVKLHLCRDGEIVTDGSNLIDIRFNPDDPCEHYLLKCCKVPKDLDDNEQVIAPPSSSGELIIAPPSSSGNLIQPGAEDRDGSGSAGTDSSGGPGSGGHGSGGAGSGGLGSGGQETGGLGSGGTGSGGLGTGGVGPGGHGSIPGSWSEGPGGNDHTTVSPIKSPHDNAGCGFRNKDGVGFRITGNSDGEAEYGEFPWMVAILREEKALDQVINVYQCGGSLIHPLVVLTAAHCVQNKKPHEIKVRLGEWDTQTTNEIHDHQDRNVLEIVFHEKFYKGGLFNDVGLLFLDKPAEIIETVNTICLPSQDYNFDYSRCFASGWGKDVFGKEGKYQVILKKIELPIMPYNDCQKALRTTRLGARFSLNKSFICAGGEPGKDTCKGDGGSPLVCPIPGSVDRYYQAGIVAWGIGCGEKGIPGVYANVAGFRNWIDEQLTQRSIPHNTYIAV from the exons ATGTTTGTGCTGCGGATAGGGCTTTTACTGGCTCTAGGATTAACCTTGGCATTGGCAGAAGATGAGGTTATC CCTTGCCCTGATGGTGAATGTGTGAAGCTACATTTATGCCGTGATGGTGAAATTGTAACCGATGGATCTAATTTGATTGATATTCG GTTCAACCCCGATGACCCTTGCGAACATTACCTGTTGAAGTGCTGTAAAGTTCCGAAAGATCTAGACGATAATGAACAGGTCATTGCGCCGCCCTCATCCAGCGGTGAACTCATTATTGCACCACCTAGCTCATCTGGAAATCTGATCCAGCCTGGAGCAGAGGATCGGGATGGGTCAGGATCAGCAGGAACTGATTCTTCTGGCGGACCAGGATCTGGCGGACATGGTTCGGGAGGTGCTGGTTCTGGTGGTCTGGGATCAGGTGGACAAGAGACCGGAGGGCTAGGATCTGGCGGAACCGGATCAGGTGGACTTGGAACCGGTGGAGTTGGACCAGGAGGCCATGGGTCAATACCTGGTTCGTGGTCAGAGGGGCCTGGAGGTAACG ATCATACTACCGTGTCACCAATCAAATCGCCTCATGACAATGCAGGATGTGGTTTCCGCAATAAAGATGGCGTAGGTTTCCGCATTACGGGCAACTCGGACGGAGAGGCAGAATATGGTGAATTCCCCTGGATGGTTGCAATTTTGAGAGAGGAGAAAGCTTTGGATCAAGTCATCAATGTTTATCAGTGTGGTGGATCATTGATTCATCCTCTAGTTGTTCTTACGGCTGCCCATTGTGTTCAGAATAAGAAGCCTCATGAAATCAAAGTCCGACTTGGAGAATGGGACACCCAAACAACGAACGAAATTCATGATCATCAG GATCGTAACGTACTTGAAATCGTTTTCCATGAAAAATTCTACAAAGGAGGTCTATTCAATGACGTCGGATTACTTTTCCTTGACAAGCCAGCTGAGATTATTGAGACAGTCAATACCATTTGCTTACCGTCACAGGATTACAATTTCGATTACAGTCGCTGCTTCGCTTCTGGCTGGGGAAAGGACGTGTTTGGAAAGGAAGGCAAATATCAAGTTATCTTGAAGAAAATTGAACTTCCTATTATGCCGTACAACGATTGCCAGAAAGCTCTACGAACAACTCGATTGGGAGCTAGATTCAGTCTCAATAAGAGCTTCATATGTGCCGGAGGTGAGCCCGGAAAGGACACATGCAAGGGAGACGGAGGTTCCCCACTTGTTTGTCCCATCCCTGGATCAGTCGATCGATACTACCAAGCAGGAATCGTTGCTTGGGGTATTGGATGTGGTGAAAAGGGAATCCCTGGTGTTTATGCTAATGTGGCTGGATTTAGAAACTGGATTGACGAGCAGCTTACCCAGCGTAGCATTCCACATAATACCTATATCGCTGTGTGA